In Catenulispora sp. MAP5-51, a genomic segment contains:
- a CDS encoding anion permease, whose amino-acid sequence MTGNSVLLALVVATALGFDFTNGFHDTGNAMATSIATGALPPRVAVAVSSVLNLVGAFLSFSVAATIASGLVQTHLVTLPMVFAGLAGGILWNLATWYLGLPSSSSHALIGGVVGASLAAAGGHAVQWHGITSKVILPAVLSPVIAGMVAAVGTFLVYRITRKVPDGLRGRGFRLGQIGSASMVSLAYGTNDAQKTMGIITLALIANGSLGAHAKAPVWVIVSCALAISLGTYVGGWRVIRTLGKGLVEIESPQGMAAESASAAVILLSSSFGYSLSTTHVATGSILGSGVGKTGAEVRWSVAGRMAFAWVLTLPAAGLVGAVAYATSHSIGGTAGTSTIFVVLAACVTGIYLASRRTAVTASNVNSQWSGSVTPGRPVPAGAAA is encoded by the coding sequence GTGACTGGCAACAGCGTCCTGCTCGCGCTCGTGGTGGCCACAGCGCTGGGCTTCGACTTCACCAACGGTTTCCATGACACCGGCAACGCGATGGCCACCTCCATCGCCACCGGCGCGCTCCCGCCCCGGGTCGCCGTCGCCGTGTCCAGCGTGCTGAATCTCGTCGGCGCGTTCTTGTCCTTCAGCGTCGCGGCGACCATCGCCAGCGGGCTGGTCCAGACGCATCTGGTGACGCTTCCGATGGTGTTCGCCGGGCTGGCCGGGGGCATCCTGTGGAACCTCGCCACCTGGTACCTGGGGCTGCCCTCCAGTTCCTCGCACGCGCTGATCGGCGGGGTCGTCGGAGCGAGTCTGGCCGCCGCCGGCGGGCACGCCGTGCAGTGGCACGGCATCACCTCCAAGGTGATCCTGCCCGCCGTGCTGTCGCCGGTGATCGCCGGGATGGTGGCGGCCGTGGGGACGTTCCTGGTCTACCGGATCACCCGCAAGGTGCCGGACGGGCTGCGCGGCCGGGGCTTCCGGCTCGGGCAGATCGGCTCGGCGTCGATGGTCTCCCTGGCGTACGGCACCAACGACGCGCAGAAGACCATGGGCATCATCACCCTGGCGCTGATCGCCAACGGCTCGCTCGGCGCGCACGCCAAGGCCCCGGTGTGGGTCATCGTCTCCTGCGCCCTGGCGATCAGCCTGGGCACCTACGTCGGCGGCTGGCGCGTGATCAGGACGCTGGGCAAGGGTCTGGTGGAGATCGAGTCGCCGCAGGGCATGGCCGCCGAGTCGGCCTCCGCCGCGGTGATCCTGCTCTCCAGCAGCTTCGGCTACTCGCTGTCCACCACGCACGTGGCCACCGGCTCGATCCTGGGCTCCGGCGTCGGCAAGACCGGCGCGGAGGTGCGCTGGTCGGTCGCGGGCCGGATGGCGTTCGCCTGGGTCCTGACGCTGCCGGCCGCCGGCCTGGTCGGCGCCGTGGCCTACGCGACGTCCCACAGCATCGGCGGGACCGCCGGCACCTCCACCATCTTCGTGGTGCTCGCCGCCTGCGTGACCGGGATCTACCTGGCCTCGCGCCGCACCGCGGTGACGGCGTCG